Within Sinorhizobium sp. RAC02, the genomic segment CGATCGTCTCGAGGAAGCGGGCGTCGGGATCGAGATGCGGCGGGGCCGTATAGAGGCCATCGATATCGGAGAGCAGAACCAGCAGGTCAGCGCCGGTCATGGTGGCGACGCGCGCGGCAAGCCGGTCGTTGTCGCCGTAACGGATTTCCGTGGTCGCGACCGTGTCGTTCTCGTTGATGATCGGCACGGCGCCGAGTTTCAGCAATTGGTTGATGGTCGCGCGTGCGTTGAGATAGCGCCGGCGTTCTTCCGTGTCGCCGAGCGTCAGGAGAATCTGGCCCGCGACGATGCCATCGGTGGACAGGCTTTCCGACCAGGCGCGGGCGAGCGCGATCTGGCCGACGGCGGCGGCGGCCTGGCTTTCTTCCAGCTTCAGCACGCCCGAGGGCACCTTCAGCACGGAGCGGCCGAGCGCGATGGCGCCGGAGGAGACGACGAGCACTTCGGTGCCGCCAGCCCTGAGCGCCGCGATATCGGCGCACAGGTTATCGAGCCATGCCTTTTTCAGGCCGGTGCCCCGGTCGACGAGCAGGGCGGAGCCGATCTTGATCACAATCCGGCGGTATTTTCCGAGCGGTTTGCGGCTTTTCGTCATCTCAGTCGTCGGATCCGGAATTCTTCGCTTCAACGATGATGTCGCGCAGCGCCCGAAGCGTCGCGATCATGCCGACATTGGCGACGGCGGACAGCTGCAGCGGCGTCTGACCGCAGGCTTTTTTGAGCGCCTTGGTCTTCTCCTTCAGTTCGTCCTCGTCCAGCAGGTCGATCTGCGAGAGCGCGACGATTTCCGGCTTGTCGGTAAGGCCGCCGCCATAGGCTTCCAGCTCGTACTTCACCGTCTTGTAGGCCTTGGCGACATCCTCTTCCTGTGCGGAGACGAGGTGCAGCAGCACGCGTGTGCGCTCCACATGGCCGAGGAAGCGATCGCCGAGCCCGATGCCGTCATGGGCGCCTTCGATGAGGCCCGGAATGTCGGCAAGGATGAATTCGGCGCCGTCGATCGTCGCGACGCCGAGATTCGGGTGCAGCGTCGTGAACGGGTAGTTGGCGATTTTCGGCCGGGCGCGGGTGCAAGTGGCGAGGAAGGTCGACTTGCCGGCATTTGGTAGGCCGACGAGACCGGCATCGGCAATCAGCTTCAGCCGCAGCCAGATGGTCTTTTCGTCGCCCCCCAGGCCCGGATTGGCCCAGTTCGGCGCCTGGTTGGTGGCAGACTTGAAATGGGTGTTGCCGAAACCGCCATTGCCGCCGGCGGCCAGTTTGAAGCGCTGACCTTCCGTCACCATGTCGACGATCAGCGTCTCGTTGTCTTCCTCGAATATCTGGGTGCCGACCGGCACTTTCAAGGTGACGCTG encodes:
- the proB gene encoding glutamate 5-kinase produces the protein MTKSRKPLGKYRRIVIKIGSALLVDRGTGLKKAWLDNLCADIAALRAGGTEVLVVSSGAIALGRSVLKVPSGVLKLEESQAAAAVGQIALARAWSESLSTDGIVAGQILLTLGDTEERRRYLNARATINQLLKLGAVPIINENDTVATTEIRYGDNDRLAARVATMTGADLLVLLSDIDGLYTAPPHLDPDARFLETIDAITPEIEAMAGGAASELSRGGMRTKIDAGKIATGAGCAMIIASGKVDHPLRAVEEGARSSWFAPSGSPVTARKTWIAGQLQPAGRLEIDAGAETALTSGKSLLPAGVRGVWGSFSRGDTVSIYGTNGREIARGLAGYDADEARLIVGKKSAEIAPILGYAGRAAMVHRDDLVVTGFFAPAAAEAGKDLSHA
- the obgE gene encoding GTPase ObgE; translation: MKFLDEAKVYIRSGDGGAGAVSFRREKFVEFGGPDGGDGGRGGDVWVEAVNGLNTLIDFRFQQHFKAATGTHGMGRNRTGANGASVTLKVPVGTQIFEEDNETLIVDMVTEGQRFKLAAGGNGGFGNTHFKSATNQAPNWANPGLGGDEKTIWLRLKLIADAGLVGLPNAGKSTFLATCTRARPKIANYPFTTLHPNLGVATIDGAEFILADIPGLIEGAHDGIGLGDRFLGHVERTRVLLHLVSAQEEDVAKAYKTVKYELEAYGGGLTDKPEIVALSQIDLLDEDELKEKTKALKKACGQTPLQLSAVANVGMIATLRALRDIIVEAKNSGSDD